The Zingiber officinale cultivar Zhangliang chromosome 9A, Zo_v1.1, whole genome shotgun sequence genome window below encodes:
- the LOC122020013 gene encoding fatty acid desaturase DES2-like isoform X1, producing the protein MASYHWRAEAGWPHAGKAEEEPGAGYKLDARTSEGVHRVKRRSNKKEKEEEKEVGRRSSSPRRGGFFKSPSPPPLHPRLIFLSAGMGAGGRMTVQEQEEATLRSGAGDKPLHRAPIEKPPFTLGQIKKAIPPHCFQRSVLRSFSYVVYDLILSGTFLYFALAVVPQLPTALAVFSWPLYWAAQGCVLTGVWVIAHECGHHAFSDYSLLDDVVGLVLHSALLVPYFSWKYSHRRHHSNTGSMERDEVFVPKQKTALPLYAKCINNPPGRLLSLAVTLTLGWPLYLAFNVSGRAYPRFACHFDPYGPIYSDRERAQIFVSDAGLLIAAFTIFRVAATYGGFWWLVRVYGVPLLIVNAWLVIITYLQHTHPALPHYDSTEWDWLRGALATVDRDYGILNRVFHSITDTHVAHHLFSTMPHYHAMEATKAIKPVLGEYYQFDGTPLLKAMWREARECIYVEADAGKRKGVFWYRKEI; encoded by the exons ATGGCTTCGTACCATTGGCGGGCTGAAGCGGGATGGCCCCACGCAGGGAAGGCCGAAGAGGAACCCGGCGCCGGCTATAAATTGGACGCAAGAACTAGCGAAGGAGTCCACCGGGTAAAGCGGCGATCGAataagaaggagaaggaggaggagaaagagGTGGGAAGGAGATCGAGTAGTCCacgaagaggaggcttcttcaaatctccatctcctcctcctcttcatccACGCCTCATCTTTCTCAG CGCGGGCATGGGCGCAGGCGGACGCATGACGGTCCAGGAGCAGGAGGAGGCAACCCTCCGCTCCGGTGCCGGTGACAAGCCCCTCCACCGTGCCCCCATCGAAAAGCCACCCTTCACTCTTGGCCAAATCAAAAAAGCCATTCCGCCACACTGCTTCCAGCGCTCCGTCCTCCGCTCCTTCTCCTACGTCGTGTACGACCTGATCCTCTCAGGAACCTTTCTCTACTTCGCCCTCGCCGTCGTTCCCCAGCTCCCGACTGCGCTCGCCGTCTTCTCGTGGCCGTTGTACTGGGCCGCCCAGGGCTGCGTGCTTACGGGCGTCTGGGTCATCGCCCACGAGTGCGGCCACCATGCTTTCTCCGACTACTCCCTCCTCGACGACGTCGTCGGCCTTGTCCTCCACTCCGCCCTCCTGGTCCCCTATTTCTCCTGGAAGTACAGCCACCGCCGCCATCACTCCAACACTGGCTCCATGGAACGCGACGAGGTGTTCGTCCCTAAGCAGAAGACTGCCCTCCCCTTGTACGCCAAGTGCATCAACAACCCGCCCGGCCGTCTCCTCAGCCTGGCTGTCACTCTCACCCTCGGCTGGCCGCTCTACCTGGCTTTCAACGTCTCCGGCCGAGCTTACCCCCGCTTCGCCTGCCACTTCGACCCCTACGGCCCCATCTACTCCGACCGCGAGCGCGCGCAGATCTTCGTCTCCGACGCCGGCCTCCTCATCGCCGCCTTTACTATCTTCCGCGTTGCCGCCACCTACGGCGGCTTCTGGTGGCTCGTCCGCGTCTACGGCGTGCCGCTCCTCATCGTCAACGCCTGGCTCGTCATCATCACCTACCTGCAGCACACTCACCCCGCGCTCCCCCACTATGACAGCACCGAGTGGGACTGGCTCCGTGGCGCCCTCGCCACCGTCGACCGCGACTACGGCATCCTCAACCGGGTCTTCCACAGCATCACCGACACCCACGTCGCCCACCACCTCTTCTCCACAATGCCCCACTACCACGCGATGGAGGCGACCAAGGCCATCAAGCCGGTGTTGGGCGAGTACTACCAGTTCGACGGCACGCCTCTGCTGAAGGCGATGTGGAGGGAGGCGCGGGAGTGCATTTACGTCGAGGCCGACGCCGGCAAGCGGAAGGGCGTCTTCTGGTACCGAAAGGAAATTTAG
- the LOC122020013 gene encoding fatty acid desaturase DES2-like isoform X2: protein MGAGGRMTVQEQEEATLRSGAGDKPLHRAPIEKPPFTLGQIKKAIPPHCFQRSVLRSFSYVVYDLILSGTFLYFALAVVPQLPTALAVFSWPLYWAAQGCVLTGVWVIAHECGHHAFSDYSLLDDVVGLVLHSALLVPYFSWKYSHRRHHSNTGSMERDEVFVPKQKTALPLYAKCINNPPGRLLSLAVTLTLGWPLYLAFNVSGRAYPRFACHFDPYGPIYSDRERAQIFVSDAGLLIAAFTIFRVAATYGGFWWLVRVYGVPLLIVNAWLVIITYLQHTHPALPHYDSTEWDWLRGALATVDRDYGILNRVFHSITDTHVAHHLFSTMPHYHAMEATKAIKPVLGEYYQFDGTPLLKAMWREARECIYVEADAGKRKGVFWYRKEI, encoded by the coding sequence ATGGGCGCAGGCGGACGCATGACGGTCCAGGAGCAGGAGGAGGCAACCCTCCGCTCCGGTGCCGGTGACAAGCCCCTCCACCGTGCCCCCATCGAAAAGCCACCCTTCACTCTTGGCCAAATCAAAAAAGCCATTCCGCCACACTGCTTCCAGCGCTCCGTCCTCCGCTCCTTCTCCTACGTCGTGTACGACCTGATCCTCTCAGGAACCTTTCTCTACTTCGCCCTCGCCGTCGTTCCCCAGCTCCCGACTGCGCTCGCCGTCTTCTCGTGGCCGTTGTACTGGGCCGCCCAGGGCTGCGTGCTTACGGGCGTCTGGGTCATCGCCCACGAGTGCGGCCACCATGCTTTCTCCGACTACTCCCTCCTCGACGACGTCGTCGGCCTTGTCCTCCACTCCGCCCTCCTGGTCCCCTATTTCTCCTGGAAGTACAGCCACCGCCGCCATCACTCCAACACTGGCTCCATGGAACGCGACGAGGTGTTCGTCCCTAAGCAGAAGACTGCCCTCCCCTTGTACGCCAAGTGCATCAACAACCCGCCCGGCCGTCTCCTCAGCCTGGCTGTCACTCTCACCCTCGGCTGGCCGCTCTACCTGGCTTTCAACGTCTCCGGCCGAGCTTACCCCCGCTTCGCCTGCCACTTCGACCCCTACGGCCCCATCTACTCCGACCGCGAGCGCGCGCAGATCTTCGTCTCCGACGCCGGCCTCCTCATCGCCGCCTTTACTATCTTCCGCGTTGCCGCCACCTACGGCGGCTTCTGGTGGCTCGTCCGCGTCTACGGCGTGCCGCTCCTCATCGTCAACGCCTGGCTCGTCATCATCACCTACCTGCAGCACACTCACCCCGCGCTCCCCCACTATGACAGCACCGAGTGGGACTGGCTCCGTGGCGCCCTCGCCACCGTCGACCGCGACTACGGCATCCTCAACCGGGTCTTCCACAGCATCACCGACACCCACGTCGCCCACCACCTCTTCTCCACAATGCCCCACTACCACGCGATGGAGGCGACCAAGGCCATCAAGCCGGTGTTGGGCGAGTACTACCAGTTCGACGGCACGCCTCTGCTGAAGGCGATGTGGAGGGAGGCGCGGGAGTGCATTTACGTCGAGGCCGACGCCGGCAAGCGGAAGGGCGTCTTCTGGTACCGAAAGGAAATTTAG
- the LOC122020297 gene encoding aminoacylase-1-like, whose protein sequence is MAKTSNDVIALASSLFLLLLFAPPLPPAVAKGATFTSDEADRAISRFQEYLRIDTAHPTPDYASAATFLRAQADSLSLRHETLEFVPGKPVLLLKWPGRRPSLPSVLLNSHTDVVPSEPHKWTHPPFSAALDSGGNIYARGSQDMKCVGIQYLEAVRRLKAAGFAPDRTVYLSFVPDEEIGGTDGAGAFVASDAFKKLGIGVVLDEGLASPRPEFRVFYGERSPWWFVIRSRGAPGHGAKLYDGTAMENAMRSVEAVRRFRAAQFDLVKTGAKAEGEVVSVNLVYLKAGTPTPTGFVMNLQPSEAEVGLDVRVPPNADPQALEKRIAEEWAPSSRNMTYEFKQKVSVYDMFGKPAVTVANSSNPWWTLLEEAVKNAGGKLSKPEIFPASTDARFFRELGISAFGFSPMANTPILLHDHNEFLNKDEYLKGITMYESIIKAFASYNDKDTESKAEL, encoded by the exons ATGGCGAAGACGAGCAACGATGTCATCGCCTTGGCTTCTTCCCTCTTTCTCCTGCTACTCTTCGCTCCGCCGCTGCCGCCGGCGGTGGCGAAAGGAGCCACCTTTACTTCCGATGAGGCCGACAGGGCGATCTCCCGCTTCCAGGAGTACCTCCGCATCGACACCGCCCACCCCACGCCGGACTACGCCTCCGCCGCCACCTTCCTCCGCGCGCAGGCCGATTCCCTCTCCCTCCGCCACGAGACGCTCGAATTCGTTCCGGGAAAGCCCGTCCTCCTCCTCAAGTGGCCCGGTCGCCGCCCCTCGCTCCCTTCCGTTCTCCTCAATTCCCACACCGACGTCGTCCCCTCCGAGCCCCACAAGTGGACCCACCCGCCCTTCTCCGCCGCCCTCGATTCCGGCGGCAACATCTACGCCCGCGGCTCCCAGGACATGAAGTGCGTGGGGATCCAGTACCTGGAGGCCGTGCGCCGCCTCAAGGCCGCGGGGTTCGCCCCCGACCGCACTGTCTACCTGTCCTTCGTCCCCGATGAGGAGATCGGCGGCACGGATGGCGCGGGGGCTTTCGTCGCCTCGGACGCCTTTAAGAAATTGGGCATCGGAGTGGTGCTCGACGAGGGGCTGGCGTCGCCGCGCCCGGAGTTTAGGGTTTTCTACGGGGAGCGTTCCCCGTGGTGGTTCGTGATCAGATCCCGGGGAGCTCCAGGCCACGGAGCGAAGCTCTACGACGGCACCGCCATGGAGAACGCCATGAGGAGCGTGGAGGCGGTCAGAAGGTTCAGGGCGGCGCAGTTCGACCTGGTTAAGACCGGAGCCAAAGCAGAGGGCGAGGTGGTGTCGGTGAACCTGGTTTACCTCAAGGCCGGAACTCCAACTCCTACT GGCTTTGTCATGAACCTTCAGCCATCCGAAGCAGAGGTAGGTTTAGATGTTCGTGTCCCTCCGAATGCCGATCCCCAAGCGTTAGAGAAGCGGATTGCTGAGGAGTGGGCGCCATCATCTCGCAACATGACATATGAG TTTAAGCAAAAGGTCTCTGTGTACGACATGTTCGGAAAGCCAGCAGTAACCGTTGCCAACAGTTCTAATCCATGGTGGACATTGTTAGAAGAAGCTGTGAAGAATGCTGGTGGAAAACTCAGTAAGCCAGAAATCTTCCCAGCATCAACCGATGCCCGCTTTTTCCGAGAACTCGGGATATCAGCATTTGGTTTTTCGCCAATGGCAAACACTCCGATATTGCTCCATGACCATAATGAG TTCTTGAACAAAGATGAGTATCTGAAGGGAATCACGATGTACGAATCCATCATCAAAGCGTTTGCCTCCTACAACGATAAGGATACCGAGTCAAAAGCAGAGctgtaa
- the LOC122020298 gene encoding cysteine protease XCP1-like — protein sequence MELSFILLLLVCAIIAPRASPLQAKDLGYSSTDLTSDETLLNLFHSWAANHDKPYLTSPETKSTKFGVFKDNLNHIVSVNKKRKSHWLGLNAFADMTHDEFKRNYLGLNLQKYSNDKASATFMYENATNLLTSIDWRKKGAVTPVKNQGGCGSCWAFSAVAAMEGINQIVTGNLSSLSEQELIDCDIIFNEGCSGGTMDYAFAFIATIGGLRTEQDYPYIMEDGSCQQTMGSKVKRVSISGYEDVPKNSEASLLKALAHQPVSIAIEGSDRDLQFYKGGVFEGPCGTELDHGVTAVGYGMTFNGQEYILVKNSWGAEWGEGGFIRMRRNTGKVEGLCGMYKMASYPTKNKP from the exons ATGGAGCTCTCATTCATTCTCCTCTTGCTCGTTTGCGCCATCATCGCCCCTCGTGCTTCTCCACTACAGGCCAAAGACTTAGGCTACTCGTCGACTGACCTCACATCCGACGAGACATTGCTTAACCTCTTCCACTCCTGGGCAGCTAACCACGACAAACCCTACTTAACGTCCCCGGAGACCAAGTCCACCAAGTTCGGGGTCTTTAAAGACAACCTCAACCACATTGTCTCGGTGAACAAGAAGAGAAAGAGCCACTGGCTCGGCCTCAACGCATTTGCCGACATGACCCACGATGAGTTTAAGCGCAACTACCTCGGACTCAACTTGCAAAAGTACTCGAATGACAAGGCCAGTGCGACCTTCATGTATGAGAATGCAACGAATCTGCTGACATCGATCGACTGGCGTAAGAAGGGGGCTGTCACGCCGGTGAAGAATCAAGGCGGATGCG GGAGTTGTTGGGCTTTCTCGGCGGTGGCAGCCATGGAAGGCATAAATCAGATTGTGACAGGAAACTTATCCTCGCTATCGGAGCAAGAACTTATCGATTGTGATATAATTTTCAACGAAGGGTGCAGTGGAGGAACCATGGACTACGCTTTCGCCTTCATCGCCACCATTGGAGGGCTCCGCACCGAGCAAGACTATCCTTACATCATGGAGGATGGCTCATGTCAACAAACTATG GGAAGTAAAGTGAAGAGAGTGAGCATCAGTGGGTATGAAGACGTGCCAAAGAACAGCGAGGCGAGCTTGTTGAAGGCATTGGCGCATCAACCAGTAAGCATCGCCATCGAAGGCTCTGATCGGGACTTGCAATTCTACAAGGGGGGAGTTTTTGAGGGGCCCTGTGGGACGGAACTCGATCACGGAGTGACAGCAGTTGGCTACGGGATGACGTTCAATGGACAGGAGTATATACTGGTGAAGAACTCGTGGGGGGCAGAGTGGGGGGAGGGAGGGTTCATCAGGATGAGAAGGAACACCGGGAAGGTGGAAGGGCTTTGTGGCATGTACAAGATGGCTTCATATCCAACTAAGAATAAGCCATGA